In Ferrimicrobium sp., the genomic stretch GGGTTCCCTGATTGATACGACTCGTCGCCCGTCAATTGATGCGAGCACCTTGGGCGTTCGCACGGATGCCTCAAGTCTCAGAGCTTCCATCCAATCAAGTTCAGACTCGATCTCATGGGTCGTGTGATAGCCCAGACGGTGCACCCGAAGGATAGCCTCCTCCCCAGCGTTGTTCCGGACCAGAAAAGTCGCATTCTCAGAAACGTTGAGTAGCTCAACGGTTGAGCCTTCTCCAAACTCGAATTCCTGAATAGCAGCACGAGCAACTTCCGCCATCCGTTCGATGACATCCCCGCTAGTGGATAAGTCGTGTTCTACCACTCTGACCTCTCACTTATGTTCACGACCCTCAAGATCATTGAGAACTTGTGCAATGCGCGCTTGCGCTATGCGTACGTCATCGGTAGGGCCAGCGATGTAGATTCTGCCCGCCGCTCCGATCATCGACACGTTTACCAACGTTATGTTGGGCGCAGCGCGCTCGGCCTCGTTCGCGGCCACCGCCGCAAACAGTGCAGGAGTCATCTCAACCACCAGCAATGTATCCCCGGGCAACAGCATGGATGCCTCACGGTTGCGATTGATGATCACGGCGTGCTGGTCAGTTACATCCTCAATGACATCGGAATAGAGCACACGAGGCTTCAGTTGGTCTGCTGGGTTTGCTCCAAGTCCATTAAGGATGGCCTGCCCAGCAGCCTCAACATCCGACAGTACAGCACTGTGAACTTCAAGCACTCCGAACTGCCGTTCGACAAAGAGTATTCCGGGTTCAACTGCTGGAACAGCTCGCAACGCAAGGTCGGTCAATCGCTCGATTGCCAGACCTGGGGCAACTTCGACTATGAGCGAATGCTGACCTTCGAACGGCGGGTAACCGCGGGCCCGGGTCGGGGTTGCCATATACGCAGCGAACTGTCGCTGCAGATCCCGAATGAGGAGATAGACGCGAAGGTCAGTCGCACCTGGATCCTGTGATAGCACATGCACTCTCAGTCGGTTTCGGTGGTGTGAAAGTGTCGGCTAACCTCCGCGTGAGGTCGAGGGATTACGTGCACCGAGACCAACTCCCCTACACTCGAGGCTACTTCAGATCCTGCCTCGGTTGCTGCCTTCACAGCACCAACGTCGCCTATGATGGTGACCGCTACGAGCCCATCGCCAACCTCATCTCGACTGACAATCGTTACATTGGCAGCCTTTACCATCGCGTCTGCGGCGGCCAGCGCCGCTACATAACCTTTTGTCTCAATCATCCCAATAGCGCTACTTGACATTCGTATCCTCCTCTATCTATCCGCCAGGGCGGATATCTTTACTTTTCGGCATCTCCGACATCTGTACTGGTCGGACCTGCCGATTGCCGCTCATCGACATGTCCGACGATGAGTGCATCTATTGGTGGCGGCTTTCCAGTGAACCATGCAGCCGCCACCGACCCTTGCGATACCAAAACACGCTCGCCAACGCCACATCCAAGAACGTCAAAAGCAATTACACGACTTCCGTTGGATTCAACCTCCACTTCGAGAAACGCCCCATGGGGAATCTCAGCGAGTCGCCGGGTCGACCAAACATTCCCAACTACTATTGCAATTATCACTTGCGCTCCCTTTCAACGACGACACCGTCAGACCTCGCCCGATCTCGTGCGAGTGGCGTCATTACTGCGTTCTTACCAAGAACAAGCTGTGCGCCCGCGCGAGCTGCATCACGGACCATCGCTTCGGTAACAGCGCCTTGCTCTATCCGGCGGACCGGTGTCGACGCCCCTGTGTGTGGAGCCGAAGCGAGGTGGAAGCGTAGTCTGCCCGTCCGCAAATCCTCTCTATGCTTTGGATTCTCGAACACATGCAGTAGCCGTAACACGAAGTCCCCAAGTTCGGTATCATTACGTATAGTTATCGTTTCAGGACTAGTCGCAACCGCGTCATTACGAACTTCAGAGATCAGAGACGAAGTTTTCTCCTGCGTTGGGGCGACACCAGAAACGGGCGAATCTCCTTTCACCAGCTCATTCGGTAACAATTCAGCGAGTGCCTCTCGCACGAGAGTACGTAGTTCTTCAGTGTTCCACACTGGCTCTGTCATCGCATACCCTCAAGGACACCTAGGGCAGCCTCTGCAGCTTGGCGTACATCAGCCTCGCGTCCGGAGAGATAGACCCTTCCGGTGGCGCCAATCATGCGATAGTCGACCACCTTGATACGAGCGGACTTTTCGGCTTCGTTGGTAGCCAGAATCGCATAAGACGCTGGCTGCATTTCGAGGACGAACAGGGACTCGCCTGGGAGCGTCATTGATCCAATTTTGTTACGGTTGATCAAAAAACAGTGCTGAGGATCGAGCATGGTGATCAACTTGGATGCCAGCACTTGAGGACTAGTCGCATCGCGTGCTGTCGTTCCAAGTTCTTCTAGAACAGCACTGCTAGCAGCACGCACTTCATCGGTCGTACCGTGAATCTCAAGATAACCGAACTGTCGTTCCACGACGAGGACTCCAGCCCGGACATTGGCGTATTTTAAGGCAACATCGGTTAACGGCTCAATATCCAACCCCGGCGCAATCTCAATGATCTGAGCCGCGACATCGCTTCGCGGCAAACTACCACGGATCCAGGTGCCCAGATAGCACATGGTCTGTGGTTGGAGCCGGTCCAAAAAGATAAACGAACGAAGTTCTGCCACTACTATCCCTTCACGATATTCTTGAGTTCTTCAACGATCAGTCGGCGGATCTCTTGACGTAAGTCCTGCGAAGATGCTGACGACGCCACCGCTTGCTGACTACTACCTCCGCCACCAGCCAACAATTGATTGGAGGCCATGGGGTATGGAGGTACCAACCCACGAGGATGCTCCCAAGGGATGAGGCCCGAAAAATTTCCGAATACCTCGCCCTCTGCCGCGTTATACGCAATCCTGGTCCATTGGACAAGATGCTTAGGCTGCAGATTCTCCGTCAGGGAGGAATGCCCA encodes the following:
- a CDS encoding BMC domain-containing protein — protein: MSSSAIGMIETKGYVAALAAADAMVKAANVTIVSRDEVGDGLVAVTIIGDVGAVKAATEAGSEVASSVGELVSVHVIPRPHAEVSRHFHTTETD
- a CDS encoding EutN/CcmL family microcompartment protein → MIIAIVVGNVWSTRRLAEIPHGAFLEVEVESNGSRVIAFDVLGCGVGERVLVSQGSVAAAWFTGKPPPIDALIVGHVDERQSAGPTSTDVGDAEK
- a CDS encoding BMC domain-containing protein, translated to MAELRSFIFLDRLQPQTMCYLGTWIRGSLPRSDVAAQIIEIAPGLDIEPLTDVALKYANVRAGVLVVERQFGYLEIHGTTDEVRAASSAVLEELGTTARDATSPQVLASKLITMLDPQHCFLINRNKIGSMTLPGESLFVLEMQPASYAILATNEAEKSARIKVVDYRMIGATGRVYLSGREADVRQAAEAALGVLEGMR